A single window of Panulirus ornatus isolate Po-2019 chromosome 52, ASM3632096v1, whole genome shotgun sequence DNA harbors:
- the LOC139765031 gene encoding cysteine-rich motor neuron 1 protein-like isoform X1: MRKAALGDFPSYFLVILVLFSAFRSSVGSGLRIDQCMDQKGQVQMDGAVWIAEGCRECMCMDGSVMCHRLEVDCPPRPMGKCVEIHGPCCPEWDCAMSSSKCSAVQCEAPPRPHCQPIILEGECCALDWICIGCQDPQGMLRDEGELWSDPSTPCTVCSCHEGIVECLRDECSCDPNCNLGCIDHQGAPRNEGEMWRDPMDPCTSCSCEFGMVSCYPQDCPPQIP; encoded by the exons ATGAGGAAGGCAGCACTTGGCGATTTCCCGAGTTACTTCTTggtgattttggtgttattttcAGCTTTTCGTTCTTCAGTTGGCAGTGGCTTGCGTA TCGATCAATGTATGGACCAAAAAGGACAAGTTCAGATGGATGGTGCAGTCTGGATCGCTGAAGGGTGTAGggaatgtatgtgtatggatggcAGCGTTATGTGTCACAGGCTGGAGGTTGATTGTCCCCCCAGACCAatgggaaaatgtgtggaaattcaTGGGCCTTGTTGTCCAGAGTGGGACTGCGCTATGTCCAG CTCTAAATGCTCTGCAGTGCAGTGTGAAGCGCCACCACGACCACATTGTCAGCCCATAATACTTGAGGGAGAATGCTGTGCTCTGGACTGGATATG cATTGGATGTCAAGATCCTCAAGGAATGCTGAGAGATGAGGGGGAGTTGTGGAGTGATCCTTCTACACCCTGTACTGTCTGTTCCTGTCATGAAGGCATTGTGGAGTGTCTCCGTGATGAATGCTCCTGTGATCCAAACTGCAACCTTGG ATGTATAGATCACCAAGGCGCTCCCCGTAACGAGGGGGAAATGTGGCGGGACCCAATGGATCCTTGTACCTCCTGTTCGTGTGAATTTGGAATGGTATCATGTTACCCACAAGACTGCCCTCCACAAATACCTTGA
- the LOC139765031 gene encoding protein kinase C-binding protein NELL1-like isoform X2 → MRKAALGDFPSYFLVILVLFSAFRSSVGSGLRIDQCMDQKGQVQMDGAVWIAEGCRECMCMDGSVMCHRLEVDCPPRPMGKCVEIHGPCCPEWDCAMSSIGCQDPQGMLRDEGELWSDPSTPCTVCSCHEGIVECLRDECSCDPNCNLGCIDHQGAPRNEGEMWRDPMDPCTSCSCEFGMVSCYPQDCPPQIP, encoded by the exons ATGAGGAAGGCAGCACTTGGCGATTTCCCGAGTTACTTCTTggtgattttggtgttattttcAGCTTTTCGTTCTTCAGTTGGCAGTGGCTTGCGTA TCGATCAATGTATGGACCAAAAAGGACAAGTTCAGATGGATGGTGCAGTCTGGATCGCTGAAGGGTGTAGggaatgtatgtgtatggatggcAGCGTTATGTGTCACAGGCTGGAGGTTGATTGTCCCCCCAGACCAatgggaaaatgtgtggaaattcaTGGGCCTTGTTGTCCAGAGTGGGACTGCGCTATGTCCAG cATTGGATGTCAAGATCCTCAAGGAATGCTGAGAGATGAGGGGGAGTTGTGGAGTGATCCTTCTACACCCTGTACTGTCTGTTCCTGTCATGAAGGCATTGTGGAGTGTCTCCGTGATGAATGCTCCTGTGATCCAAACTGCAACCTTGG ATGTATAGATCACCAAGGCGCTCCCCGTAACGAGGGGGAAATGTGGCGGGACCCAATGGATCCTTGTACCTCCTGTTCGTGTGAATTTGGAATGGTATCATGTTACCCACAAGACTGCCCTCCACAAATACCTTGA